Within the Gloeobacter kilaueensis JS1 genome, the region TGCCGGTGCAGCCAGGGTCAGAGCGGTCAACGAAAGGGCAGCAAGAGCAAGAACTTTTTTCATGGCACAAGTGAGGGTAAAAGGTCCAGCCTCCGTGGCCACTGCCTACGGCTGCTCTAGCCCCTATTATCCCCTGCGCCCCCTGCACCACACTTGCGCTTTCGCGCAGAGATCGCTGCGGCGATACTATAATTTGCGTAGACAAGTGTTCATGATCTCCGATCAGCCGGCGGTGATTGCTTCCAGATCTAGCGTCCGGTAGGATGATGGCCTGTATAACTAGTGCTCCACGATGCAGTACGTCAACCTTCACACCCACAGCGACTACAGCCTGCTCGACGGAGCGAGCCAGGTGCCGGACCTCATCGAGCGGGCCAGGAGCCTGGAGATGCCGGCGATCGCCCTCACCGATCATGGGGTGATGTACGGGGCGGTGGAGCTGATTAAAAAATGCCGCTCCGCCGGCTTGAAGCCCATCGTCGGCACCGAAGGGTACGTCATCAACGGCGATATTCGCGACAAGACCCGCCGCTACCGCCGCTACCACCAGGTGCTGCTGGCCAAAAATCTGCAGGGCTACAAAAATCTCGTCAAGCTGGTGACGATCTCGCACCTGGAGGGCATGCAGGGCCGGGGCATCTTTGCACGCCCCTGCATCAACAAAGAACTGCTGACCCAGTACCGCGAGGGTCTTATCTGCACCTCCGCCTGTCTGGGGGGCGAGATTCCCCAGCAGATTCTCAACGGTACCTTCGATCAGGCCCGCCGCATCGCCCAGTGGTACAAGGAGCTGTTCGCGGACGATTTTTATCTGGAGATTCAAGATCACGGCCAGCGGGAGGACCGCGTCGTCAACGTCGCCCTGCTGCGCCTCAGCCGCGAGCTGCATATCAAGCTCATCGCCACCAACGACTCGCACTTTACCTCCTGCGAGGATGTAGACGCCCACGACGCGCTGTTGTGCATCCAGACGGGCAAGCTGGTGAGCGAGGAGAACCGGATGCGCTACACCGGCACCGAGTTTCTCAAAAGCGCCGAGCAGATGGCGAGCATGTTTCGCGACCACCTGAGCGACGAGGTGATCGCCGAAGCCCTCGCCAACACCCTCGAAATTGCCGAGAAAGTCGAGCGGTACGACCGCGAACTGTTGGGAGACGCCCGGCTGCCGCAGTTTCCGATCCCGCGCGGCCACACCGCCGAGAGCTACTTAGAGCAGGTGAGCTGGGAGGGGATGCGCGAGCGCTTCGGCAGCCAGATCGACCCCGTCTACCGCGACCGGCTCAAGTACGAGCTGGGCATTATCGAGCAGATGGGCTTTGCCACCTACTTTCTGGTGGTCTGGGACTACATCAAGTACGCCCGCGACCACAGCATCGCCGTCGGACCAGGACGCGGTTCAGCGGCGGGCTCCCTCGTCGCCTACGCCCTCAAGATCACCAACATCGACCCGGTGCGCTACAACCTGCTTTTTGAGCGCTTTCTCAACCCGGAACGCAAGTCGATGCCCGACATCGACACCGACTTTTGCATCGAGCGCCGCGACGAGATCATCCGCTACGTCACCGAAAAGTACGGCGAGGAGTACGTCGCTCAGATCATCACCTTCAACCGCCTCACCTCCAAGGCGGTGCTCAAGGACGTGGCGCGGGTGCTCGACATCTCCTACGGCGACGCCGACAGGCTCGCCAAGCTCATCCCGGTAGTGCGCGGCAAACCCGTTCCCCTCAAAAAAATGATCTCAGAGGAGACGCCCGCGCCGGAATTCAAACACGCCTACGAGAGCGACGAGCGCACCCGAAAGTGGGTCGATCTGTCGATGCGCATCGAGGGCACCAACAAGACCTTCGGCGTCCACGCCGCCGGGGTGGTGATTTCGAGCATTCCCCTCGACGAACTGGTGCCGCTGCAAAAAAACAACGACGGCCAGGTGATCACCCAGTACTACATGGAGGACATCGCCGATCTGGGCCTTTTGAAGATGGACTTTCTCGGCCTGCGCAACCTGACGATGATCTACCGCGCTCAGGAGTTGATTGGCCAGTACCGGGGCGAGCACATCGACCTTGACAACCTGCCCCTCGACGACCCCCAGACCTACGCGCTGCTGGGCAAAGCGGACCTGGAGGGCATCTTTCAACTAGAATCCTCCGGCATGAAGCAGATCGTCCGCGATCTGCGCCCCTCCAACATCGAAGACATCTCATCGATCCTGGCACTCTATCGGCCTGGACCGCTCGATGCCGGGCTCATTCCTGAATTTATCGACCGCAAGCATGGCCGCAAGCAGATTCAATATCTGCACACTTTACTGGAGCCAATCTTAAAAGAAACCTACGGCGTTCTATGCTATCAAGAACAAATTATGAAAGTCGCCCAGGAATTGGGCGGCTATACCCTCGGTCAGGCCGATCTGCTCCGGCGGGCAATGGGCAAAAAAAAGCGCGAGGAGATGGAAAAGCACCGCTCGATTTTTGTCGATGGCTCCGCCAAAAATGGCGTCCCCAGTCGAATCGCAGAAGAGCTATTTGAGCAGATGGTTGTCTTCGCAGAGTACTGTTTTAACAAGAGTCATTCTGCTGCCTACGGCTACGTTACTTTCCAGACGGCCTATCTTAAAGCCCACTATCCAGTCGAGTACATGGCCGCACTATTGAGTTCGGTCAAAGGCGATCAAGATAAAGTTCAAAAATATATCGCTTCCTGTTTGAGCATGGGCATCGAGATCGAGCCGCCCGACATCAACCGCTCCGGTTTTGACTTCACTCCTCAAGACAAGAGCATTCTCTTTGGCCTCGGGGCCGTCAAGAACGTCGGCGAAGGGGCGATTCAGGCGCTCATCGAAGCGCGTGCCCAGAAAGGTGCCTTCCGCAATCTGGCCGATCTGTGCGACCGGGTCGATCTGCGGGTAGTCAACAAGCGCGCCCTCGAAGCGCTGGTCAAAGCCGGTGCCTTCGACAGCTTTTCGAGCAACCGGGGTCAGTTGCTCGCCGATATGGAAAAGGTGGTGGATTGGGCCCAGGACCGCGCCCACGACCGCAGCATCGGCCAGTTCAACCTCT harbors:
- a CDS encoding DNA polymerase III subunit alpha, which translates into the protein MQYVNLHTHSDYSLLDGASQVPDLIERARSLEMPAIALTDHGVMYGAVELIKKCRSAGLKPIVGTEGYVINGDIRDKTRRYRRYHQVLLAKNLQGYKNLVKLVTISHLEGMQGRGIFARPCINKELLTQYREGLICTSACLGGEIPQQILNGTFDQARRIAQWYKELFADDFYLEIQDHGQREDRVVNVALLRLSRELHIKLIATNDSHFTSCEDVDAHDALLCIQTGKLVSEENRMRYTGTEFLKSAEQMASMFRDHLSDEVIAEALANTLEIAEKVERYDRELLGDARLPQFPIPRGHTAESYLEQVSWEGMRERFGSQIDPVYRDRLKYELGIIEQMGFATYFLVVWDYIKYARDHSIAVGPGRGSAAGSLVAYALKITNIDPVRYNLLFERFLNPERKSMPDIDTDFCIERRDEIIRYVTEKYGEEYVAQIITFNRLTSKAVLKDVARVLDISYGDADRLAKLIPVVRGKPVPLKKMISEETPAPEFKHAYESDERTRKWVDLSMRIEGTNKTFGVHAAGVVISSIPLDELVPLQKNNDGQVITQYYMEDIADLGLLKMDFLGLRNLTMIYRAQELIGQYRGEHIDLDNLPLDDPQTYALLGKADLEGIFQLESSGMKQIVRDLRPSNIEDISSILALYRPGPLDAGLIPEFIDRKHGRKQIQYLHTLLEPILKETYGVLCYQEQIMKVAQELGGYTLGQADLLRRAMGKKKREEMEKHRSIFVDGSAKNGVPSRIAEELFEQMVVFAEYCFNKSHSAAYGYVTFQTAYLKAHYPVEYMAALLSSVKGDQDKVQKYIASCLSMGIEIEPPDINRSGFDFTPQDKSILFGLGAVKNVGEGAIQALIEARAQKGAFRNLADLCDRVDLRVVNKRALEALVKAGAFDSFSSNRGQLLADMEKVVDWAQDRAHDRSIGQFNLFDAFAAAASERMASFESAPSAPPTADLLPADKLRFERELLGFYVSDHPLKAVRESARLLAPINLADLADCRVESSVSAIALVRDVKAVVTKKGDRMAIVQLEDLTGSTEAVVFPRVYERVGPLFVTDARLMLWGKIDLRDERPQLIIQDAKPIEEVKMVVIDLEPRSDVQTWHQLRELLQAHQSETAHIPVIASIKNDQRHKLIRFGHQFRISNDSALIQALARKGFAARLARIVN